Proteins from one Planctomyces sp. SH-PL62 genomic window:
- a CDS encoding sigma-70 family RNA polymerase sigma factor: MTASRGGGGLVRSIQTLYEAGSLAGLDDAELLGRFLDRADGAEAAFEAILARHGAMVHQVCRSAAGSDADAEDAFQATFLILACRAPSVRRRASLAPWLFGVARRVAARARANSARRRVHEHRAGAMAPTVSLPPDTADDLAILIEELDRLPARYRDPIVLCHLQGLTYEAASRQLQCPLGTLGVRLKRGKERLRARLERRGVSDPARALAPLPPPFVPVALSTATARLATLAASALGAGVPIPVLNLTQGALRTMRISKLIGASVALLALAAGAWTWNASAADDKAAPSREAFGARSPTKYRLTGRVADPDTGEPIAGATVEVFTSEPGKKELVLKSAQSGADGVYSVDLPPGHCSMPRIEPAPGCYVLWDGLSFTPFAVGDAAPVARRDYPMRRGATWEFQLAWAGDGRPAAHGRIFTGPVRAVAGADGVARMGLPRTGGEIEGNIEAPRRWDARPLGFSLRWDDGFRPEAVRSVERLDGSDRYRLMDGEGRSAQLECKEGGHIQPRLEDGRMAIHVALPSSEPAVLAEVGGTVVDRSGDPVSGALVEAAYVWRNENGSTSSTMIATESCRATTDERGRYRLDCMPDAVAGAAPTAIRLLVSKEGFVGVDTEPLDVERGKPATFPDVLLAPGCSVVGTVVDVDGRPVEGAQVENHSRQNPRVEVARTDASGRFRFDGLAEGPASLSVRCGDLMSEPGQALRARRDPEPVTIRLVPVSRIDDPAPAPRRPIL, encoded by the coding sequence ATGACGGCAAGCCGGGGCGGGGGCGGGCTGGTCCGCTCGATCCAGACGCTGTACGAGGCGGGCTCCCTCGCCGGGCTCGACGACGCGGAGCTGCTCGGGCGGTTCCTCGACCGCGCGGACGGGGCGGAGGCCGCGTTCGAGGCCATCCTGGCGCGGCACGGGGCGATGGTCCATCAGGTCTGCCGCTCCGCCGCCGGCTCGGACGCCGACGCCGAGGACGCCTTCCAGGCGACGTTCCTCATCCTGGCCTGCCGCGCGCCGAGCGTCCGCCGCCGCGCCTCCCTGGCCCCCTGGCTGTTCGGAGTCGCCCGCCGGGTCGCGGCCCGGGCGAGGGCGAACTCGGCCCGACGACGCGTCCACGAACACCGGGCCGGAGCGATGGCGCCCACCGTCTCCCTCCCGCCCGACACGGCCGACGACCTGGCGATCCTGATCGAGGAACTCGACCGACTCCCCGCCCGGTATCGCGACCCGATCGTCCTCTGCCACCTCCAGGGCCTGACCTACGAGGCCGCCTCGCGACAGCTCCAGTGCCCGCTCGGCACCCTCGGCGTCCGCCTGAAGCGAGGCAAGGAGCGGCTGCGGGCCCGCCTCGAACGCCGAGGCGTCTCCGACCCGGCCCGGGCCCTCGCCCCGCTCCCCCCTCCCTTCGTCCCTGTCGCCCTGTCGACCGCGACGGCGAGGCTGGCGACCCTCGCCGCCTCGGCCCTCGGCGCCGGCGTCCCGATCCCCGTCCTGAACCTGACCCAAGGAGCCTTGCGGACCATGCGGATCTCGAAACTCATCGGAGCGTCGGTCGCCTTGCTCGCCCTGGCGGCCGGCGCGTGGACCTGGAACGCCTCGGCGGCCGATGACAAGGCGGCTCCGTCTCGTGAAGCCTTCGGAGCCCGCTCGCCGACGAAGTACCGACTCACTGGACGGGTCGCAGACCCGGACACCGGAGAGCCGATCGCCGGCGCCACGGTCGAGGTCTTCACCTCGGAACCGGGCAAGAAGGAACTGGTGCTTAAGTCCGCCCAGTCCGGCGCAGATGGCGTCTACTCGGTGGATCTGCCGCCAGGGCACTGCTCCATGCCGAGGATCGAGCCCGCACCAGGCTGCTATGTCCTGTGGGACGGGCTGAGCTTCACGCCGTTCGCGGTGGGGGACGCCGCCCCGGTCGCGCGCAGGGACTATCCGATGCGTCGGGGGGCGACCTGGGAGTTCCAGCTGGCCTGGGCCGGCGACGGCCGCCCGGCTGCGCACGGTAGGATCTTTACAGGGCCCGTCCGGGCCGTCGCGGGTGCCGATGGCGTGGCGCGGATGGGGCTCCCCCGCACCGGCGGCGAGATCGAGGGCAACATCGAGGCGCCTCGGCGGTGGGACGCCCGGCCGCTCGGGTTCTCGCTCCGGTGGGACGACGGTTTCCGACCCGAGGCCGTCCGGAGCGTGGAACGCCTTGACGGATCGGATCGCTACCGGCTGATGGACGGGGAGGGCCGGTCGGCCCAGTTGGAATGCAAGGAAGGCGGCCACATCCAACCGCGTCTCGAAGACGGCCGGATGGCGATCCACGTCGCACTGCCCTCGTCCGAGCCGGCGGTGCTCGCCGAGGTCGGCGGGACGGTCGTCGACCGCTCGGGCGACCCCGTCTCCGGAGCCCTGGTCGAAGCCGCCTACGTTTGGAGAAACGAGAACGGCTCGACGAGCAGCACGATGATCGCGACGGAATCCTGCCGGGCGACCACCGATGAGCGGGGCCGCTATCGGCTCGACTGCATGCCCGACGCGGTGGCGGGAGCCGCGCCGACCGCGATCCGCCTGCTGGTGAGCAAGGAGGGGTTCGTCGGCGTCGACACCGAGCCTCTCGACGTCGAGCGAGGCAAGCCCGCGACTTTTCCGGATGTCCTGCTGGCACCGGGTTGCTCTGTCGTCGGCACGGTCGTGGACGTAGACGGCAGGCCGGTGGAGGGGGCCCAGGTCGAAAACCATTCGAGGCAGAACCCGCGGGTCGAGGTCGCGCGGACCGACGCCTCCGGCCGCTTCCGGTTCGACGGATTGGCCGAAGGGCCCGCCTCGCTCTCCGTCCGGTGCGGCGACCTGATGAGCGAGCCCGGCCAGGCGCTCCGGGCTCGCCGCGATCCGGAGCCCGTCACGATCCGTCTCGTCCCCGTCTCGCGCATCGACGACCCCGCGCCCGCTCCCCGTCGGCCGATCCTCTGA
- a CDS encoding acyltransferase family protein: MSTETTPVEPEAPVADSPTIPDPAVAAMARLDSIDAYRGLVMFLMMAEVLRFGQMARNFPESEFWRFLATQQDHVEWIGCVVHDMIQPSFSFLVGVALPFSIASRMAKGQSRGVMSAHALWRALVLVLLGVFLRSVGRSQTNWTFEDTLSQIGLGYPFLFLLGWYSRRVQGAALAVILAGYWLLFAAYPAPGTGFDYPAHGVPADWPHLLGGFEAHWNKNSNPAWAFDAWFLNLFPREKPFLYNGGGYATLSFIPTLGTMIMGLLAGGLLKERRTPWSKLGLLAAAGVAATAVGWGLGAAGLVPVVKRIWTPSWTLYSGGIAFLTLAAFYLVMDMLGWKRWAFPLRVIGMNSIAAYCLAHLVEDFIVSAFRTHLGPDVFKGFGPEYEPFVQGVATLSILWLVLFWMYRRRLFLKV; this comes from the coding sequence ATGAGCACAGAGACGACGCCCGTCGAGCCCGAGGCCCCCGTCGCCGACTCGCCGACCATCCCCGACCCGGCGGTCGCGGCGATGGCCCGGCTGGATTCGATCGACGCCTATCGCGGCCTGGTCATGTTCCTGATGATGGCCGAGGTCCTCCGCTTCGGGCAGATGGCCCGGAACTTCCCGGAGAGCGAGTTCTGGCGGTTCCTCGCCACCCAGCAGGACCACGTCGAGTGGATCGGCTGCGTCGTCCACGACATGATCCAGCCGTCGTTCTCGTTCCTGGTCGGCGTCGCCCTGCCGTTCTCGATCGCCTCGCGGATGGCGAAGGGGCAGTCGCGGGGGGTCATGAGCGCGCACGCGCTCTGGCGGGCGCTGGTGCTGGTGCTGCTGGGGGTCTTCCTGCGGTCGGTCGGCCGTTCCCAGACGAACTGGACGTTCGAGGACACGCTCTCGCAGATCGGCCTGGGATATCCGTTCCTGTTCCTGCTGGGCTGGTATTCCCGCCGCGTGCAGGGTGCGGCGCTGGCGGTGATCCTGGCGGGCTACTGGCTGCTGTTCGCGGCCTATCCCGCGCCGGGGACGGGGTTCGACTACCCCGCGCACGGCGTCCCGGCCGACTGGCCGCACCTGCTGGGGGGCTTCGAGGCCCACTGGAACAAGAACAGCAACCCGGCCTGGGCGTTCGACGCCTGGTTCCTCAACCTCTTCCCGCGCGAGAAGCCGTTCCTCTACAACGGCGGCGGCTACGCCACGCTCAGCTTCATCCCGACGCTGGGGACGATGATCATGGGGCTGCTCGCCGGCGGCCTGCTGAAGGAGCGGCGGACCCCCTGGTCGAAGCTCGGCCTGCTGGCCGCCGCCGGGGTCGCCGCGACGGCCGTCGGCTGGGGACTCGGGGCGGCGGGGCTGGTCCCGGTCGTCAAGCGGATCTGGACCCCCTCGTGGACCCTCTATTCGGGCGGGATCGCCTTCCTGACCCTCGCCGCATTCTACCTGGTGATGGACATGCTAGGCTGGAAGCGGTGGGCGTTCCCGCTCCGGGTCATCGGCATGAACTCGATCGCCGCCTACTGCCTGGCCCACCTCGTCGAGGATTTCATCGTTTCGGCGTTCCGCACCCACCTGGGCCCCGACGTCTTCAAGGGGTTCGGCCCGGAGTATGAGCCGTTCGTGCAGGGCGTCGCGACCTTGTCGATTTTATGGCTCGTCCTATTCTGGATGTACCGCCGTCGGCTCTTCCTGAAGGTCTAG
- a CDS encoding sulfotransferase family protein — MNAESGAGAGAEKEIVVVSGLPRSGTSLMMQMLDKGGIEAVTDSLRTPDVDNPRGYYEFEIVKKIKEDASWIPDTRGKVFKMVSQLLYDLPPSETYRVVFMQRDFDEMLTSQEKMLARLGRPSAPRDEIKRAFAQHLERLYAWLEKQPNMPVLFVRHHDLVNQPREQAERINAFFGGRLDVEAMVAAVDPSLYRNRKAETAG, encoded by the coding sequence ATGAATGCGGAATCGGGAGCGGGAGCGGGCGCGGAGAAGGAAATCGTGGTCGTCTCGGGCCTGCCCCGCTCGGGCACGTCCCTGATGATGCAGATGCTGGACAAGGGGGGGATCGAGGCCGTCACCGACAGCCTGCGGACCCCCGACGTCGACAACCCGCGCGGCTATTATGAGTTCGAGATCGTCAAGAAGATCAAGGAGGACGCCTCCTGGATCCCCGACACCCGGGGCAAGGTCTTCAAGATGGTCTCTCAACTCCTCTACGACCTCCCCCCCTCGGAGACCTATCGCGTCGTCTTCATGCAGCGCGATTTCGACGAGATGCTGACCTCCCAGGAGAAGATGCTCGCCCGCCTGGGCCGCCCCTCGGCCCCCCGCGACGAGATCAAGCGGGCCTTCGCCCAGCACCTGGAACGGCTCTACGCCTGGCTGGAAAAGCAGCCCAACATGCCGGTCCTGTTCGTCCGCCACCATGACCTGGTGAACCAGCCTCGCGAGCAGGCCGAGCGGATCAACGCCTTCTTCGGCGGCCGGCTGGACGTCGAGGCGATGGTCGCCGCCGTCGACCCCTCGCTCTACCGCAACCGTAAGGCCGAGACGGCCGGCTGA
- the fabF gene encoding beta-ketoacyl-ACP synthase II, translating to MRRRVVVTGMGMITPVGGDVESSWAAMCAGRGGVGPITLFDAGTFATRIAAEVPDFDLAAYRPDAERWVDHSRTSKFALAAATQAVAHAGLNESRLDPSRFGVYLGSGEGQQDFGRFVALVHGSSREGKVDTARFTSQGVRGLHAVREADQEPGNPAGHLASVFGARGANLTCQTACAASAQAIGEASEFIRRGDLDVVLAGGAHSMIHPLGVTGFILLTAMSTRNDDPARASRPFDRDRDGFVLGEGGGVLVLEDLEHARARGAVIYGEVAGHGSTADAFRLTDSHDEGRGAVAAMRTALEDAGLDPSDIDYINAHGTSTPSNDSIETLAIKRVFGDGAYTMPISSTKSMTGHLVSAGGAVEAVACLLALRDGVLPPTINLENPDPACDLDYIPHQARERRVDAVLSNSFGFGGQNTALILKRFDG from the coding sequence ATGCGACGACGAGTGGTGGTCACGGGGATGGGGATGATCACGCCGGTCGGGGGGGACGTCGAGTCCTCATGGGCGGCGATGTGCGCGGGTCGTGGGGGCGTGGGCCCGATCACGTTGTTCGACGCCGGGACGTTCGCGACCCGGATCGCGGCCGAGGTGCCGGACTTCGACCTGGCGGCGTACCGGCCCGACGCGGAGCGATGGGTCGACCACAGCCGGACCTCGAAGTTCGCGCTGGCGGCGGCGACCCAGGCCGTCGCCCATGCGGGCCTGAACGAGTCGCGGCTGGACCCGTCGCGGTTCGGGGTGTACCTGGGCTCGGGCGAGGGCCAGCAGGACTTCGGCCGGTTCGTGGCCCTGGTCCACGGCTCCAGCCGCGAGGGGAAGGTCGACACCGCCCGGTTCACCAGCCAGGGGGTGCGGGGCCTGCATGCGGTCCGCGAGGCCGACCAGGAGCCCGGCAACCCGGCGGGCCACCTGGCGTCGGTCTTCGGGGCGAGGGGGGCGAATCTGACGTGCCAGACCGCCTGCGCCGCCAGCGCCCAGGCCATCGGCGAGGCCTCGGAGTTCATCCGTCGGGGCGACCTCGACGTCGTCCTGGCCGGCGGCGCGCACAGCATGATCCATCCCCTGGGGGTGACGGGGTTCATCCTCTTGACCGCCATGTCCACCCGCAACGACGACCCCGCCCGCGCCAGCCGGCCGTTCGACCGCGACCGCGACGGCTTCGTCCTGGGCGAAGGGGGCGGGGTGCTGGTTCTGGAGGACCTGGAGCACGCCCGGGCGCGCGGGGCCGTGATCTACGGCGAGGTGGCCGGCCACGGCTCGACCGCCGACGCCTTCCGGCTGACCGACAGCCACGACGAGGGCCGGGGCGCCGTCGCCGCCATGCGGACCGCCCTGGAAGACGCCGGCCTCGACCCGTCCGACATCGACTACATCAACGCCCACGGCACCAGCACCCCCTCGAACGACTCGATCGAGACGCTGGCGATCAAGCGGGTGTTCGGCGACGGCGCGTACACCATGCCCATCTCCAGCACCAAGAGCATGACCGGCCATCTGGTCTCCGCCGGCGGCGCCGTCGAGGCCGTCGCCTGCCTGCTCGCGCTCCGCGACGGCGTCCTCCCGCCGACGATCAACCTGGAAAACCCCGACCCCGCCTGCGACCTGGACTACATCCCCCACCAGGCCCGCGAGCGCCGGGTCGACGCCGTCCTCTCCAACAGCTTCGGCTTCGGCGGCCAGAACACGGCCCTGATCCTCAAGCGGTTCGACGGCTGA
- a CDS encoding metallophosphoesterase family protein, with amino-acid sequence MRTPVRPTPAARPALASTLALILILGAGPASAQRPEVAAAESEARAEVLALRGEGFLAVPPWVQLLGGDEIGVGWMTAAPGDGVVEWTQEPEGGEEGAWKRSGSSRHGLKQANSTIQKAVLKGYDPSKPLRFRAVSRPITKLAPYSVVYGEPATSKEVSLPPTRRDDGSASFLVFNDVHDRIQFYPLLTPLAGGGVDFMVFNGDVLTDPMTERQVVESLLLPMAWFASKGIPCFFLRGNHETRGAFARLLPEYLILPEDRYYAAMTFGAVRVLLLDTGEDKPDASVEYSGLVDFDAYMEEERDWLSREIAGDAYKAATWRVVVQHIPPDWRTLPRDKSKWYGPIRVEKLFGPLYDSGKVDLIVAGHNHHAEVIPPCPDASRGFQYPVFVGDAHPLAKATVLRVDASPANLRIRRFQSDGAVGAEQSWDRP; translated from the coding sequence GATCCTGATCCTGGGAGCCGGCCCGGCTTCCGCCCAGCGACCCGAGGTCGCGGCGGCCGAGAGCGAGGCCCGCGCCGAGGTGCTCGCCCTGCGCGGCGAGGGGTTCCTCGCCGTTCCTCCCTGGGTCCAGCTCCTCGGCGGGGATGAGATCGGCGTCGGCTGGATGACGGCCGCTCCCGGCGACGGGGTCGTCGAATGGACGCAGGAGCCGGAAGGGGGCGAGGAAGGCGCCTGGAAGCGCTCCGGGTCGTCCCGGCACGGGCTCAAGCAGGCCAACTCCACGATCCAGAAGGCCGTGCTGAAGGGGTACGACCCGTCGAAGCCGCTCCGCTTCCGGGCCGTCTCGCGTCCGATCACGAAGCTCGCCCCCTATTCGGTCGTCTACGGCGAGCCGGCGACCTCGAAGGAGGTGAGCCTCCCGCCGACCCGTCGCGACGACGGCTCGGCCTCGTTCCTGGTCTTCAACGACGTCCACGACCGGATCCAGTTCTACCCGCTTCTGACTCCGCTCGCCGGCGGGGGCGTCGACTTCATGGTCTTCAACGGCGACGTCCTCACCGATCCGATGACCGAGCGACAGGTGGTCGAGAGCCTCCTCCTGCCGATGGCCTGGTTCGCCTCGAAGGGGATCCCCTGCTTCTTCCTCCGGGGCAACCACGAGACCCGGGGCGCGTTCGCCCGCCTACTCCCGGAGTACCTGATCCTTCCCGAGGACCGCTACTACGCCGCCATGACCTTCGGCGCGGTCCGCGTCCTGCTCCTCGACACCGGCGAGGACAAGCCCGACGCGAGCGTCGAGTACAGCGGCCTCGTCGATTTCGACGCCTACATGGAAGAGGAACGCGACTGGCTCTCGCGCGAGATCGCCGGCGACGCCTACAAGGCCGCGACCTGGCGGGTGGTCGTCCAGCACATCCCACCGGACTGGCGGACGCTTCCCCGGGACAAGTCCAAGTGGTACGGGCCGATCCGCGTCGAGAAGCTCTTCGGCCCGCTGTACGATTCCGGGAAGGTCGACCTGATCGTCGCCGGGCACAACCACCACGCCGAGGTGATCCCCCCCTGCCCCGACGCCTCCCGAGGCTTCCAGTACCCGGTCTTCGTCGGCGACGCCCACCCGCTCGCCAAGGCCACCGTCCTCCGCGTCGACGCCTCCCCCGCGAATCTCCGCATCCGCCGCTTCCAGTCCGACGGGGCCGTCGGGGCCGAGCAATCCTGGGATCGACCCTGA